CCGAGACGCTGGCACATGCCGGATGACGAGCGCCCGGCGATGCCGGGTCACGACGGCCCCCGAAGTTGCGCATAGCCGGCGCGCACGCGACGCATTCATCAATCGAGTACGGTGACCGTTGTTGCGGGCACCGCAGAGCATGGAACTTCACGCGTTGCAGAATGACATCTCGGGGGTTCTTGCCTCTCACCACCGCGGCAGAGCCATTTGCGGCCCAACCGTCCCGCGCCTTGCGCGGACCGTACCGTGATGGCCGACCACGCCTTGGACGAGCGGGAGGAATCACGCCCGTTCATCATTTATGCCGTCGCGCAGGCGATCTCGTCCTCCGGGACATGGATGCAGCGCCTCGGCATTGGCTGGCTGGCCTGGGACATGACCCACTCCGCAAGCTGGGTCGGCGCCATGGCGCTTACCGAGGTGGTCGCGGCGCTCTGGGTCGCGCCGCTCGCCGGGGCAATTACCGACCGCAGCAATGCCTTTCGGCTGAACCTGCTGTTCCAGTGCTGCGGGATTGCCGTGTCGCTGGCGCTGTTCCTGGTGACCGCGACCGGGGCGATGACCATCTGGCTGCTTTGGCTGCTCTCGCTGGCCGACACCACATGGCAAGGGCTGAGCCAGCCAACCCGGATGGTCACGGTCGGTCTCCTTGCCGGTCGGAAGAACATGGCGACAGCAATCGCCACCAGTTCCATCGGCTTCAATGTCGCGCGTGCGCTCGGCCCGGCCAGCGCTGGTCTGATCATCATCCATGGCGGGCCGGCTCTGGTCTTTCTGGCCGACGCGCTCACCTTCCTGGCCATGATCCTCGCGCTCGTCCATTTGCGGGCCTATATCGACCGCCCCGGGCCGGCGACCGGCAGCGACCTGCTGCAGGACATCATAGGCGGCTACCGCTACATTGCGCGCACGCCCGCTGTGGCGACCGTGTTCCTGCTGGCGCTGGCCTTCTCCGTGTTCGGGCGGCCGTTCACGGAGCTGTTCCCCGCCATCGCCGGTGAGATGTATGGCGGTGGCCCCGGCTTTCTGTCGTTGCTGATGAGCGCCCAGGGAGTGGGTGCGCTGCTCGGCGGCGCCTGGATGCTGCGCCGGAGGTCTCACACGGCGCTGGTCCGCCTCACCCTGCTCACCGGCCTGGGCATGGCCGGCGTCATCTTCGTCTTCACGCTAGCCGATGGCGCGACCCTTGCTCTGCTGCTCATCGCCATGGCCGGGCTGGGTCATGTGATGTGCAATATCGGCATGCAGTCGCTCGCGCAGCTTTCCTCCGATGTCGTGTTTCGCGGCCGGACGATGGCACTCTACGGCCTGATCTTCCGCACCGGACCGGCAGCCAGTGCCGCGATCATCGGTGCAGGCGCCGAGGATCTGGGGCTTCGGTTTCTCTTGGGCGCGGCCGCAGGAGCGAGCATCGCGGCGTTCCTGCTGATCATCCTGTTCCGTCGGGAAACGATCAGGGATCCGCGCGACGACCTTTCGGCTTGAAGGCCCCCATCGGGCGCGAGCGAAGGAACCGCTCGAAGACAGGGGCGACAGGGGCCGGAAGGACGGCGCATCAACAGGCATGGCGAGGGCTGGGCGTACAACGTCCAGACCACGCGGGGCCGTCCTCGCGGCGTTAGAAGAACCCCTTCGCCGGCAGCCTTGTCCCGTTCGCTTCGAAGGCGCCGATGGCGGCCGCTTTGGTCACACCGGGATTGTGCGTTGCCAGCGTCCTCGCGTTGCGCCAATGGCGATCGAGATTATTAGCGCGGCTGGCGGAACTGGCGCCTGCGAGATCGAAGATGCGCCCACCGCCGCGGATGGCGAGCTCATCGGCGATCAGCTTGGCTTTTGCTGCCGCGAGGGCCGCATCGTGAGCGAGTTCGGGATCATCGCGCCCGCTGTCACGGGCCGCAGCGACGGCATCAAGCGCCTCGGCCGCCGCCAGAACGGCAGCTTCGGCAGCGAAGGCATCGGTGGCCAGCTCGCCGAGCACGCCGAGCAGCAGCGGATCGTCCGCCGGCCGTTCGGCGTTGGCATAGTAGAAGGTGCGCCTGCGCCCCAGCAACAGACGGCGCGCGTCCGTCAATACGGCGCGCGCGATGCCGGCGACGATGGCCGTCACATAGAGCTGCGCCAGGGTGTTGGAATAGGCGTGACCATAGCCCACGCCATCGGCATCGAAGACAGCCTCGGCGCGCTCGACCCGCACATGCCGGAAATGCCCGGTGCCCGACGCCGTGAGACGCTGGCCGATACCGTCCCAGTCGTCGACAATCTCGATCCCGTCGCGCCCCACCGGGATGATGACCGAGGCGAGGCGTTCGTCCGGCGTCGCGGCGCGCACGAGCACATAGTCAGCGTAGAGCGTGCCGGTGGTGTAATATTTGGTGCCGTTAAGTCGGAACCCCTCACCCTCCGGGGTGAGGGTCGTCGACGGCAGGACGCCGCCCGCCGTCTTCGCACCCAGTTCGATATTGCCGAGGCCGAAGACGGCTCCGCCCGCGACGGCGTTCTGCCAGATGCGGCCCTGCGCATCGCGCGCGCGGCGCACATAGAGTTCGTTGACGGAGAAGTGGTTGCGGAAGATGTGCGCCACATTGGAGTCGGCGGCGCCAAGCCGGATGACGATCTTGAGCAGTTGCCGCAAGCTCAGCCCGGCATGGTCCGCACGCGGCAGACGCAGCGCGCCATAGCCGGCCTCGCGCAAAAGCGCCACCTCGGCGAAGGGCAGGATGCGCTCACGCTCGCGCTCGGCTGCGCCCTGCTCGATCTGGTCGAACAAGGGCTGAAGGCGTGCAAGCTCCGCCTCGCCATCGGCCGGGGGTAGCAAGGCAAGAGCGTCGACCGGCTTGTTCATCGCGCCCTCACACCACCGCCACGTAATCGGTAACCTTCACCTTCTCCGGCAGCACCTTGCGCTCGCTCAGCCAATCGGCGGCCGTCTGAAACTTGGCGAGGAATCCTTCGTCGGTGACCGAGTAGGGCGTGTATTTGCGGTTGAGCGATATGAAGTGGTCGCGCACCGCCTCGGGATATTTGAGACCCTTGAAGGCGATGGTCTCGGCCTCGACATTGTTGGCGTTCGCCCACTGCGCTTCCGCGACAATGGCCGCGTTGAAGGCGCGCACGAGGTCGGGGTTCTCCTCGGCGAACTTGCGGCGCGTAATGTAGGTGTTGAAGTCGATCTGGAACGGCAGGTCGCGCTCCTCCAGGAAGATGTCCTGGGCGTCATATTCAATGCGGGCGATGTCGACGCCGGGGCTCCACATCGACCAGGCGTCAACCTTGCCCGCTGCCAGGGCCGGGGCCGCATCGGGCGGATTCAGATAGACGAAGTTGACCTTGGAGCGGTCGATATTGTGTTTCTCAAGCGCGGCAACCACGAGGAATTCACCCAGCCCCGAGCGGTTCACCGCCACGGACTTGCCAATGAGATCCTCGACCTTCGAGATACCCGAGCTCTTCTTGGCGATGATCGCGGTCGTGCGCGGCTCATAGATGAAGAACTGGGTGAAGACGAGCGGCGAGCCGGCGAGGATCGCCGCCAAGGCCGGCGTGGTGCTGCCGCCGAAGGCGTAATCGGCGGTTCCGCCGGTCACGGCTTGCAGGGTCGGCGCGTGGTTCGGGAAAGGTCCGACCCACTCCACCTTGATGCCCTGGTCGGCCAACCGCTTCTCCAGCGCCCCATGCTCCTTGGCGAGATAACTCAGGCCAAAATAGCCCCAGGTCAGGCGCAGCGTATCGGTGGTACGCCCGCTCGCCGAGAGTGCCGGGCCCGTCCCGGTCAGGCCCACAGCTGCGGCACCGGCCAGCGAGGCCGCCAGGAAGGTGCGCCGCGAGGGTGTGAGAATGTCGTTCGACATGAGAGAGTTCCTTTGCAATCAATCAGATGA
Above is a window of Ancylobacter sp. WKF20 DNA encoding:
- a CDS encoding NrtA/SsuA/CpmA family ABC transporter substrate-binding protein: MSNDILTPSRRTFLAASLAGAAAVGLTGTGPALSASGRTTDTLRLTWGYFGLSYLAKEHGALEKRLADQGIKVEWVGPFPNHAPTLQAVTGGTADYAFGGSTTPALAAILAGSPLVFTQFFIYEPRTTAIIAKKSSGISKVEDLIGKSVAVNRSGLGEFLVVAALEKHNIDRSKVNFVYLNPPDAAPALAAGKVDAWSMWSPGVDIARIEYDAQDIFLEERDLPFQIDFNTYITRRKFAEENPDLVRAFNAAIVAEAQWANANNVEAETIAFKGLKYPEAVRDHFISLNRKYTPYSVTDEGFLAKFQTAADWLSERKVLPEKVKVTDYVAVV
- a CDS encoding acyl-CoA dehydrogenase family protein; this translates as MNKPVDALALLPPADGEAELARLQPLFDQIEQGAAERERERILPFAEVALLREAGYGALRLPRADHAGLSLRQLLKIVIRLGAADSNVAHIFRNHFSVNELYVRRARDAQGRIWQNAVAGGAVFGLGNIELGAKTAGGVLPSTTLTPEGEGFRLNGTKYYTTGTLYADYVLVRAATPDERLASVIIPVGRDGIEIVDDWDGIGQRLTASGTGHFRHVRVERAEAVFDADGVGYGHAYSNTLAQLYVTAIVAGIARAVLTDARRLLLGRRRTFYYANAERPADDPLLLGVLGELATDAFAAEAAVLAAAEALDAVAAARDSGRDDPELAHDAALAAAKAKLIADELAIRGGGRIFDLAGASSASRANNLDRHWRNARTLATHNPGVTKAAAIGAFEANGTRLPAKGFF
- a CDS encoding MFS transporter, whose translation is MADHALDEREESRPFIIYAVAQAISSSGTWMQRLGIGWLAWDMTHSASWVGAMALTEVVAALWVAPLAGAITDRSNAFRLNLLFQCCGIAVSLALFLVTATGAMTIWLLWLLSLADTTWQGLSQPTRMVTVGLLAGRKNMATAIATSSIGFNVARALGPASAGLIIIHGGPALVFLADALTFLAMILALVHLRAYIDRPGPATGSDLLQDIIGGYRYIARTPAVATVFLLALAFSVFGRPFTELFPAIAGEMYGGGPGFLSLLMSAQGVGALLGGAWMLRRRSHTALVRLTLLTGLGMAGVIFVFTLADGATLALLLIAMAGLGHVMCNIGMQSLAQLSSDVVFRGRTMALYGLIFRTGPAASAAIIGAGAEDLGLRFLLGAAAGASIAAFLLIILFRRETIRDPRDDLSA